In the genome of Siniperca chuatsi isolate FFG_IHB_CAS linkage group LG14, ASM2008510v1, whole genome shotgun sequence, the window aaaactggatcatattttatggagaattttctggttttccctctgatgtccacCGGCTGCTCTACCTCAACTcagtgatttacggagtttcctggtggacagatagctttacttgttgctaaagtagcAACGGAACTGGGCTCAGCAGCCTGAAGACTTTCCAGCAAGCGGAAATGTGAGCATTAAGTGTTCCACAAAAGGAAGATGGTGTCTCAGAATAAAAGGACAAGGATttttcataaatataaaacatttattgccTTGGTATTTGCTAATGTGTCTATACACATTTCTTTGgatctgtttttgtctgactCATCACTGAATATAATCCACAAGTTTTCAAAAATTTCAGCGAACATGTTTCAGCCATAAAAAAAGAGCAACATAGGCTAAAGAACATTTATACCTCAAATTTAAATTACACAAGAAAAGCAATATAATACTTATTGTTTGAATTATGTAGCTGTGGTGGTGGTCTCTGACATTATTTACAGTGGCTTAGCAGATACATGATTGAAGTGAAGATACAGAGTGGTTTGATGATAAAAAACATAGTAACAGGAGTGTACAAATTGCAGCGAAGGCATTCACTTGTCCTGCATCTTCTCCAAGATGGGGACGATCATGTCAAACTTGGGTCTCTTGGCTGGGTCTTCGTTCATGCAGAGCCTCATCAGCTTACAGATATGAGGTGAAATCCCCGGTGGAATGGTTGGCCGAAGACCTTCGAGAGCCACCTGCGCAATGGGGAGGGAGGCGAGAAACAAAGTTGCTGTAAACATCCTAACCATAGAAACCTATAAAAGCCTCGGGGTATTTTGGAAGTATGGTGTTTGCGTGTTTGGTGCAGTATTTTCCAAGAGATAGAGTGGTGGATGTGAACATACAGTTTAAGCCTGTGGGTTGATAAATACTGCGCCCACTTACCTTCATGCCTATCTCCATGTGTGAAAGGTCAGCAAAGGGGACCTCTCTGGTAACCAGCTCCCACAGTAACACCGCGAAGCTCCACATGTCAGCAGATCTTCTGTTGATGTCTTCAGGCCTCTTCTGCAGGGCTGGAAACATGCGGGACAAGGAAATCCATTAACATGCCGGGATAACTCACagggtttgtttttattctgtaacATGGGCAACACCAGATGAACAGCATGACTGTCACTGAACTGGGACTAaattatacagtacagtatgttcctTACTGAATGACTCATAAAGTCTAAGGAGGCATTATGGAATAGGAAGGTGtaaggaaaaaaaggaattaATACCTTCAGGGGCCATCCATGCTGGAGAGTACATACGACCAGGACACTGAAAGGAAAACTTAGCATCTGCCATGCTTATTCTGGCTGTCATGTCCTCATCAATCTGCAAATGAAACATCAGCTTGTTACTCGTCAAACATCTGGCGAATCACTGAGTCACAGGATCACcttaattgtgtgtgtggcagcaatagactaaatgttttagtttcatTATTGTGGTTGCTTATACGCCAGTGGTCAAAGACAGTGGAACAGTGTCTTACCATAACATGCTTACTGTTGAGGTTAAGCCGTGAAACCATTGGTTCTAAGGTGTGGAGGAAAGCCATGCCACTGGCAATGTCCAAGGCAAACTTCACTGCTTGGCTTTGGTCGACCACCAGagctgaggaagaagaagacaaagacagaaggtGAGGTCgggagagaaaagtaaaaagtatgGTTGGGTGAAGATGGGTGTGTGATGTCCTCCATCTACAGTAACAATCCTCAGCCAGAGTGCTTTAGGGGCTGGAATTAACTTTAATGCAAATTTGATCCATTTCCGTTTATACATGTGCATGAACGCAAATGACTTACTAGTGCCCTGGTGGAGTATGTTGAAGAGGGATCCGTATGGCATGTAGTGGGTAATGATGATGGGGTGAGGGGATGGAGGTGCCTGACAGGCCCCAAGAACAGGCAGAATGTTTGGATGAGAAAATATCCTATGGAGACACGacataaagagagacagacaacgtgtgtgtaaatgtcattttactaATGTTGaccaaaaaaagtaaagtataagTATATTCTTAGAACAGGCATGGTCTTTCTCAGATGATAAGGTATTAACAAATTCACGGTTGGGAGGAAACcccattaaaacaacaacaaaaaaaacagtcagaCAAGAAATGTCCTAAAGGCTCGTTCTGCATGAAGGAAACTTCAAGAATCCATGTTATTATACACCACATTTGTATCATCTGTGGCTCTTTAAAGTCAAGCTGAGCAGTAATTTCTCTTTCATTATCTGAAGCTCTTTCATTTTTGCAATACATGTTGCCTCTGAATTTGTCAGCATGCTCACCCCAAGTACTTACATATGCTTCAATTCTTAAAAGAGGGCGAGAACTGAAGCCGACATGAAAGCACACTGCCAACGTCTTAAAACTGCTCACATTCTTTGAATTGGCCTGCTCAAAGGTTTCTCTCATTTTTGTCTAATTAACGTTTTGTTGtgagtttttttctgtcacttaaTGAGGGTCTGCAGTCAGGCTGGCCAGGTTAGGTCATATGCTAATATGCTTTcctttatgttgtgttttgcttgtttATTTTACACTGTTCACTGTGTTACGTCATTTTATTCTGTGATTTATTTGGAGTATTTAGATCTAGGTAGGCTATTTCTGTGTAAAGAACTGGGACATCTGCTTGTGAGTTGCTCCTTTAGGATATGCACGTAACACAGCCATAATTATGTCAATAATGATTCACTGAATGCAGCGGTCTGCTGAACCTGTCATAACATGCTGGTATGAGTTGACTTTTGGCTCACCAAAATCCTCTCTTGAAATGGTCTGTACATACTTCGAATTTCATGTTATAATGGATTTCATGTTTACTACGATGGAAGGTTTGTggaatttgtttttcacactgTAGCACAGAACACATCACACATTAAACAGCTACCAACAACTACTTCACCACAACACTGACCAAAACCCATTTCTTTGACCTCTAACAATAAAATCTCCTCTCCTTGTTGCACAAGAAACCTGCACCAGATCCTAAGTTCTGTGACCAATGACCTCAATCGCCATCAATCAGTCACATCCATCCTCACATTAGCACTGTGTTTACCAGGATGTGATAGTCAGTCCAAATGCTCATAGACTAATGAACTAAATGAACCCTGATATCTCTATTCTATGTGCAGACACCACAACAAATACTGTAAAGGGCCAACCAAAACCACCACTATAACTTTTTCATTGTTAGAATACTGATGTGTAAATTACCTGAGTTTGGGATGCTCCTCGTTGAAGTCTCTGCTCTTCCTGGTGGTCCAGTCTCTCACCTGTAGCACCTTCACTATAATCTCATCCCCTTGCCACCGACCCTGCCACAACTGCAGACAGAGCACACAGTCGAGTAAACAACAGgagctgaaaaaaatgaaaaagactgACACACAGCAGTAAAGTGCAACTGACCTCTCCAGACTgattttcattgatttttgcCAGGAGTGAAAGCTGCTTATAATCAATACCAGCCTGCTTGTTGAGGGTACCATTACCTAAAAGAGCCAAAACAtgaataattaaacaaatatcCTGATTTGATATGATGATTTGTTCCTTTTTATGAAATGCATGTTACTCACGAGGTCGTGTTCGCATGGTGCCCTTCCAGAAAGTTTCCTTATAGGGGACTTTGGTCATATTCTGGCCCattttctctgccttttctaaaaacacacataaaagaagtaaaaattacaacaataaagtggttatatatttttattttgccaacatgattttcttttcataGGAAATAACTTGTTAGGGTattatagaaaaggtttcagtcgtagtcatctggacgtttcggctcccatccggaagtcattctcaattgagagagccgaaaacgtcttgattctgaaaacagtgtccagatgactacgactgaaaccttttctacgatagaacactcctggacgaatgagggactacaccgtcttaactTGTTAGGGTGTTAAAATGCCCAcaaatgacctctgaccttgaAGCAGCTGTCTTAGGTGAGGCTTGGCCTTGTCCAGAGGCATCTGTCCATACCTGTTACATATACACACCTGGGCACCACTGGCCACCAAGTCCTAAAAAAAAAGGGGTTAAACTATGTTatgcacagaaaatattttaagcaTTGATTTTGGAATTTAAAGCAAAGACAATGGGAGCAATCGGAGCTCCACTGcttaacaaaaaacactgtAGTGGCCATTTCTCCCTAGAAGAGGGCCGTTTCAGCCAACAGATTGTGTACTGTACCTCCGCTACTTCATCTTGGCCCCAGAAACAGGCGTAATGGAGTGGTGTGTTTCCATGCTCGTTGACTGTATTGGGGTCTGCTTTGCACTGAATCAGCTGGCATCATAAAGTGAGAAAATTGAATAACAAAGCACGTTTTCTCCTGTCAGACAGAGTAAACAACACATGCACCAGGTCCAGTTGTAACCATACTATGTGTGAGCCTGTGTGTACCTTAGCCACGATGTCTCTATGTCCATGACTGGCGGCGAGATGCAGTGGTGTATCATCTCCACGGTTCATCACATTAATACGAGCACCTCTCATGATGAGCATGTCAACAACACCGCTCCTCCCTTCCCTGCATGCCCAGTGGAGGGGGCTGAAGCCATGGTCATcactaaaacacacagagaggatgaagagcaAAGAAGGACAAATCCTACATTAATTAGCCCATCAATGTTTAAGCTGTGATAACCTTGCTTTAGAACACTTTTAAAGGCTAATAAGAATTTTTATAAGACAACATTTGGAGGTGAAGACATACTTGTTCCCTTAAAGCACGCGTAGGAGCCTTAATGCTCTCATaacaactatatatatatatatatatatatatatatatatatatatatatatatacacaccagCTGACAAAATACTATCTGTGTGGTTCTTTCTTtgacacacagccacacaggtTGTCACACCCACTACCTACCAATCTTTATTTAGACTTAAGCACATGCTTCCTCGCGCTGCCGGCAGCCTGTACCAATCTGACGACTGGCCCGGTGATAAAATATGTCTATGCAAGCTGGAATGCCTGCTAacatatgcaaagacacaaacacacagacagcttaCATAGCACTGCTGCGGTCTCCAAGGAGCCGACCTGTCACCTATGTGTGACTGGCCCCTAAAGTGCAATAGCAGTTAGTCACATTCTCTGTCAATTCTGATGCAGCACTGTGGACAGACAGTTCATAGTCTGACCAACCCTGTGTGCTATAAAAAgtaacaggggaaaaaaaactcaGGAATGACAGAGCGGAAAATACAGTGGAATCCTCAGCTACGCATTCTCTgtaagtctctctctctctttttcactgtgtCTTCCTGTGTCACTcgctcaaatacacacacacaacagctcCTGGGGGAGAGCTGAAATCGCATTTAATGTTTGTCTCCAGTTCCTAACTTGTGCATcacaagggggggggggcatttcAGTTCCTACTAAGTAACATATTTTCCCACCAACATATAACACTTATTAAACATTATTGGATATTCTGAAGGAAAAAAGGGGGCTGGTTCACACAGTTGAGCCTCTTCAGAGTAAAAGCCAAAGCTATGGCCTCCAGCATAATGACTGGTCTCTCAGATGTTTATGTGGGGCTGGAACTAGCTCTGTCAGCGAGGGCCTGGCCCTGTATGGAGTTGAAGAGAGGAAATGGCCTTGGCTGTTGCGTGGTTGGCTAGCAGCTCTGCAGCCCTCAAAGTCAACGTCAACAAACTGCACATATATGGCCTGGCCCAAGAATGAGATAACCAAGGTCTTTAGCAGTGAGGTCTTCTAGTGAGGAGTGCTCTGTATATcctaaacaattaaaaaataatctaataagGCTGCAATCCATGACCATTATAAATTCATCTACAGCTTATATTTTAGattaatgctttttttaaatatataacgTGACAAATTGTTATCAGAGAACAGGGTGACATCTTCAAAgtggttgttttgtctgacaaacagtaTAAAACcccaaatatgttttatatattaatcAACTAAATCATCTCAGCACTATAATCTAAAGTCAGTCTGTGCTTTTCAGTCTAGTGTAGGGTGAGTTTTAGGCTATATTCTGTTGTCTGAGTCATTTATGTCACCGCACAACCTCCCCAAATCACCCATTgctttttatacatacacacacacacacagtttttggGGATGACATCATAAGGAGAGAAATCcaagaagaaaatggaaaaaaagtacaaactGGACTGGAATTACCGAAGCTGGGTGATGCTCAGCAGCGTGTGGAGTTGCAGGGAGAGCACAATATGGAAACTATTTGACCACCTCTAATGTGCCAGGGATCGCtttgcacgcacacacacacacacccacacacacacacacctaccatACCAAATGTGGTACGTTTGCTATGAAGTCAACTCCAATCATTAGAAGACTCAATTTCTTTTTGCACAGACTTTACACACTACAGCTAGACTCTACCATCCAATAGAAGATAAAGGCAGTCTACTTCAAAGCTTTATGTATTTGAGTGAAGTGTATGCAGATATATCTGCTCACCCCAAGTTGAGGTCATTCTCTGTGTTGTCCAACCACAGACGAACAGCCACAGAGTTCCCTTCTCGACACTGTGTGAAGATGTCATCCATGGTTATGCTGTCGGTCGCCTCTCTTGACTGTTTGCTCTTTCAGTCTCTTCTGAGATCAGGAACATGTAGCCTGCAAAAGGTGTTAAACAAAGACTCCTCATGGAAGAGACagagtttgtctgtgttttcctcccaaacaatgtaaatataaaggTTGCACTGTACATCTTTCTAGGGGACTGATATAGCAGGTAAACTGACTTCACTTACTGTCTTCTGAGCCTACAGTAGGTTGACTTGTATGATGTCCATAATGTGAGATTGATGATGTGAAAAACACTATCTCCTcaagtgtgactgtgtgtcagAAGCATGGCTGTACTTCATATTTAGTCTTTTATGGTATCTGTACATTCTtgaacattcattttaatggtAGACCAATCTTTAAGGCATTCGTTTTATACTGATTATTAAAAGTTTACACTATCTGCTGCACAAAGAAACATAAACAGCCAGCCAGAGTCCAGCGAAATTAAAGTACTAAAATAGCTGTACATTCCCACATTTCCCCTTGGCTTTATCTTCCTCCGTGGGATCGGATAGGCTGGCCTATTGGATCACTTTGAAATCTATAGTTAAAAAGTCAGAGTGAAGTTGGACATCCACAACAAAACCTCCCAACCACAATGGAAACACAACTATTAAACATACAAAAACGTTCTCAAAACTCTTACCAGCTGCTAATCGATCGATTTCTTGTCAGTTTCTCTCCCCCCCCGAAAGTCGGCTGCCTCCTCAAACTTAAGAGCTGGGAATAGTCGGTCTGAGTCCACGCCCCGCTCCTCAGAGTGGATGTGGGTTACTGGTGAGAAGTTAGAGGAGCTCTGCTACTGGCAGCCCTGTCCCGGGACACTCACACaacagcgccccctgctggaggCAATGCAACGATGCTACAACCCCGCGGCACAGCTACACAGGGCCGAAAATAGGAGTTCAGGTGATGTGGGGAGGGATGTGggtagttttcttttttaatttttgaaatCGAATTTATTAATCATACATCTTTAACTGTAATATGTCATTATTGAGAATGCATTCATGGTATAAAAGCTGCATGCTGCatgaatattataaagagtatttgcagcaggaaaagcaaaggtgttactaataacattaatgacaGCTCCTTTCTATTCAGGTGTTCAGCCGTCATTCATtctattatttacacctgtgcatttcctgatgtgacatgtcaaagtgtcttcAGTGAATAAGGCATATGTGTACTGATAAGgagattttacagttgaaaaatacatttgtcagtgctctctggtggccAAATTATGTAACGGCGAAACTGCGTCTAAATTGCTGTAAACATTTCCTTGGCATTTATGTGCTGCAGTTTCTTGCTGCTTATTGACCGACCTACATACCGATACCAATATGCAGTATCTGTCATAAGCTAATTTCAGTGTATATATTGGCATGGCTGATTTATTGGTCGATCTCTATGTTTTATCAGtaataaatgttgattaaaatatGCCTTTTTCACACAAGACATGTTggcatgtcacagtaggaagcgcagaggtgtaaataataaaatgaacgATTTCatctgaattccatttagctgcctCAGTTTCAGCGCCCTGGTATTGTGCCTGCTGGCTCGCTGTCACATTTGTCATGACTTATTGatacacatgaacacaacagagccatcgttaatgttaatAGTAACACCTACACGGTTCCTATTACAAGTCCCAATAcctgct includes:
- the ilk gene encoding integrin-linked protein kinase, with the protein product MDDIFTQCREGNSVAVRLWLDNTENDLNLGDDHGFSPLHWACREGRSGVVDMLIMRGARINVMNRGDDTPLHLAASHGHRDIVAKLIQCKADPNTVNEHGNTPLHYACFWGQDEVAEDLVASGAQVCICNRYGQMPLDKAKPHLRQLLQEKAEKMGQNMTKVPYKETFWKGTMRTRPRNGTLNKQAGIDYKQLSLLAKINENQSGELWQGRWQGDEIIVKVLQVRDWTTRKSRDFNEEHPKLRIFSHPNILPVLGACQAPPSPHPIIITHYMPYGSLFNILHQGTTLVVDQSQAVKFALDIASGMAFLHTLEPMVSRLNLNSKHVMIDEDMTARISMADAKFSFQCPGRMYSPAWMAPEALQKRPEDINRRSADMWSFAVLLWELVTREVPFADLSHMEIGMKVALEGLRPTIPPGISPHICKLMRLCMNEDPAKRPKFDMIVPILEKMQDK